The following coding sequences are from one Ancylobacter sp. TS-1 window:
- the ilvN gene encoding acetolactate synthase small subunit, protein MSPVIEPAERHTLSMLVDNEPGVLARIVGLFSGRGYNIDSLTVSEVSHASHLSRITVVTTGAPPIIEQIKSQLDRLVPVHRVVDLTVVGKAVERELALIKVRGKGEIRQEALLIADSFRARTVDTTLESFVFEITGKPEKIDQFVSLLEPLGLVEVSRTGVAAIGRGPEGM, encoded by the coding sequence ATGTCCCCTGTGATCGAACCCGCCGAACGCCACACCCTCTCCATGCTGGTCGACAACGAGCCGGGCGTGCTCGCCCGCATCGTCGGCCTGTTTTCCGGGCGCGGCTACAACATTGACAGCCTGACCGTCTCCGAGGTCAGCCACGCCTCGCATTTGTCGCGCATCACCGTGGTGACGACCGGCGCGCCGCCGATCATTGAGCAGATCAAGAGCCAGCTTGACCGCCTCGTGCCGGTGCACCGCGTCGTCGACCTCACCGTGGTCGGCAAGGCGGTGGAGCGCGAGCTCGCGCTCATCAAGGTGCGCGGCAAGGGCGAGATCCGGCAGGAGGCGCTGCTGATCGCCGACAGCTTCCGTGCCCGCACCGTCGACACGACGCTGGAGAGCTTCGTGTTCGAGATCACCGGCAAGCCGGAGAAGATCGACCAGTTCGTCTCGCTGCTGGAGCCGCTCGGCCTCGTCGAGGTCTCGCGCACGGGCGTCGCCGCTATCGGGCGCGGCCCGGAAGGCATGTGA
- a CDS encoding DUF924 family protein, which translates to MSRLPRPVDILDFWRAAGPERWFEKDDAFDAAIRARFLDAYEAAAAGELDGWEETAEGSYALILLLDQFPRNLFRGSPRAFATDAAARNVADRAVARGFDRAFDLPERRFLYMPFMHSEELADQERCLALCEAADDPEGVHHAVVHRDIIRDFGRFPHRNPVLGRDSSDEEHAFLAAGGFAG; encoded by the coding sequence ATGAGCCGACTGCCCCGCCCTGTAGACATACTGGATTTCTGGCGCGCGGCCGGACCGGAAAGGTGGTTCGAGAAGGACGATGCCTTCGACGCGGCGATCCGCGCCCGCTTCCTCGACGCCTATGAGGCCGCCGCCGCCGGGGAACTCGACGGCTGGGAGGAAACGGCGGAAGGCAGCTACGCGCTGATCCTGCTGCTCGACCAGTTTCCGCGCAACCTGTTCCGGGGTTCGCCGCGCGCCTTCGCGACCGACGCAGCGGCGCGCAACGTCGCCGATAGAGCGGTCGCGCGCGGCTTCGACCGCGCCTTCGACCTGCCGGAGCGGCGCTTCCTCTACATGCCGTTCATGCATTCGGAGGAACTGGCGGATCAGGAGCGCTGCCTTGCTCTGTGCGAGGCGGCGGACGATCCGGAAGGCGTGCATCACGCCGTCGTCCATCGCGACATCATCCGCGATTTCGGCCGCTTCCCGCACCGCAACCCGGTGCTGGGGCGCGACAGCTCGGACGAGGAACACGCCTTCCTTGCCGCCGGCGGCTTCGCCGGCTGA
- a CDS encoding TetR/AcrR family transcriptional regulator C-terminal domain-containing protein — translation MQTQIDPQGETLTERQQAVLDAVLALMVERGGDVTMTAVARRASCSKESLYKWFGDRDGLLSATVRWQASKVRAGNYDRQTLDILALRDSLVRFAANWLGVISSPTSIALNRFAIAQAGTGGGNLGAIMLANGRFAIGERLKPLLDAGREAGLLDFDDTETAFRSFLGLVGRDVQIRLLLGDTLALSPAGIERDAARATDQFLTLHGTEKTRRGKINA, via the coding sequence ATGCAGACGCAGATCGACCCCCAAGGCGAGACGCTGACAGAGCGGCAGCAGGCCGTTCTCGACGCCGTGCTCGCGCTGATGGTCGAGCGCGGGGGCGACGTGACCATGACGGCGGTGGCGCGGCGCGCGAGCTGCTCGAAGGAAAGCCTCTACAAATGGTTCGGCGACCGTGACGGGCTGCTGAGCGCCACCGTGCGTTGGCAGGCCTCCAAGGTGCGGGCCGGCAATTACGACCGCCAGACGCTCGACATACTGGCGTTGCGCGACAGCCTCGTCCGCTTCGCCGCCAACTGGCTCGGCGTCATCTCGAGCCCGACCTCCATCGCGCTCAACCGCTTCGCCATCGCGCAGGCCGGCACGGGCGGAGGCAATCTCGGCGCCATCATGCTGGCCAACGGGCGCTTCGCCATCGGCGAGCGGCTGAAGCCCCTGCTGGATGCCGGCCGCGAGGCGGGCCTGCTCGACTTCGACGACACCGAGACCGCCTTCCGCAGCTTCCTCGGTCTTGTCGGCCGCGACGTGCAGATCCGCCTGCTGCTCGGCGACACGCTCGCTCTGTCGCCGGCCGGCATCGAGCGCGACGCGGCGCGGGCCACCGACCAGTTTCTCACCCTCCACGGCACGGAAAAGACGCGCCGGGGCAAGATCAACGCGTGA
- the ilvC gene encoding ketol-acid reductoisomerase has translation MRVYYDRDADVNLIKGKKVAIIGYGSQGRAHALNLKESGVKELAVGLKPGSATAKKVEADGLKVMTVAEAAKWADLMMMATPDELQGDIYKNEIAPNIRDGAAIAFAHGLNVHFGLIEPKSTVDVLMVAPKGPGHTVRGEYLKGGGVPCLVAVHQDASGNALDLGLSYASGVGGGRSGIIETTFKEECETDLFGEQVVLCGGLVELIRAGFETLVEAGYAPEMAYFECLHEVKLIVDLIYEGGIANMNYSISNTAEWGEYVSGPRIITAETKAEMKRVLTDIQTGKFTSEWMQEYKAGAARFKGIRRVNDAHQIEEVGAKLRGMMPWIEKNKLVDKAKN, from the coding sequence ATGCGCGTTTACTACGACCGGGACGCCGACGTTAACCTCATCAAGGGCAAGAAGGTCGCCATCATCGGCTATGGCAGCCAGGGCCGCGCCCACGCGCTGAACCTCAAGGAGTCCGGCGTCAAGGAACTCGCCGTCGGCCTCAAGCCGGGTTCGGCGACCGCCAAGAAGGTCGAGGCCGACGGCCTCAAGGTGATGACCGTCGCCGAGGCCGCCAAGTGGGCCGACCTGATGATGATGGCCACCCCTGACGAACTGCAGGGCGACATCTACAAGAACGAGATCGCCCCCAACATCCGCGACGGCGCGGCGATCGCCTTCGCCCACGGCCTCAACGTGCATTTCGGCCTGATCGAGCCGAAGTCGACCGTCGACGTGCTGATGGTCGCCCCCAAGGGCCCCGGCCACACCGTGCGCGGCGAGTACCTGAAGGGCGGCGGCGTGCCGTGCCTCGTGGCCGTGCATCAGGACGCCTCCGGCAACGCGCTCGATCTCGGTCTGTCCTACGCTTCGGGCGTCGGCGGCGGCCGCTCGGGCATCATCGAAACCACCTTCAAGGAAGAGTGCGAGACCGACCTGTTCGGCGAGCAGGTGGTGCTCTGCGGCGGCCTCGTCGAGCTGATCCGCGCCGGCTTCGAGACGCTGGTGGAAGCCGGCTACGCCCCGGAGATGGCCTATTTCGAGTGCCTGCACGAAGTGAAGCTGATCGTCGACCTCATCTATGAGGGTGGCATCGCCAACATGAACTACTCGATCTCGAACACCGCCGAGTGGGGCGAGTACGTCTCCGGCCCGCGCATCATCACCGCCGAGACCAAGGCCGAGATGAAGCGCGTGCTCACCGACATCCAGACCGGCAAGTTCACCTCGGAATGGATGCAGGAATACAAGGCCGGCGCCGCCCGCTTCAAGGGCATCCGCCGCGTCAACGATGCCCACCAGATCGAGGAAGTCGGCGCCAAGCTGCGCGGCATGATGCCCTGGATCGAGAAGAACAAGCTCGTCGACAAGGCGAAGAACTGA
- a CDS encoding BrnT family toxin, producing the protein MGETDDFEWDDDKDAANRAKHGLPLLVSEFVFDGRPRFERSSPKFVAGEPRVEAMAEVAGRVILCVFVWRGRKRRLISVRRAHRSERRVFAQAVEGS; encoded by the coding sequence ATGGGCGAGACGGACGATTTCGAGTGGGACGACGACAAGGATGCGGCAAACCGTGCCAAGCACGGTTTGCCACTTCTCGTCAGCGAATTCGTCTTTGACGGGCGCCCGCGCTTCGAGCGCTCCTCACCGAAGTTCGTGGCCGGCGAACCGCGCGTCGAAGCGATGGCCGAGGTCGCGGGGCGTGTTATATTGTGCGTCTTCGTCTGGAGAGGGCGCAAACGGCGCCTTATATCCGTGAGACGGGCACATCGGAGCGAGAGACGTGTCTTCGCACAAGCCGTCGAAGGAAGCTGA
- a CDS encoding macro domain-containing protein, with protein MAKIHEVEGDILLSGADAIAHGVAPGDHFDTGLALALRERWPSLAKDFRHYGRIDHPKAGTIWAWGGVAENGEAVRILNLLTQEPAENATGRPGKATTENVGHALKALARFVEEEGIASLALPRLATGVGGLDWADVKPLIERHLGALGIPVYVYVVYHKGQKAREPGLTAAV; from the coding sequence ATGGCGAAGATCCACGAAGTGGAAGGCGACATTCTCCTCAGCGGCGCCGACGCGATCGCCCATGGCGTGGCGCCCGGCGATCATTTCGACACCGGCCTCGCGCTGGCGCTGCGCGAGCGCTGGCCCTCTCTGGCCAAGGACTTCCGCCATTATGGCCGGATCGACCATCCCAAGGCCGGCACGATCTGGGCATGGGGCGGCGTGGCGGAAAACGGCGAGGCGGTGCGCATCCTCAACCTGCTGACGCAGGAGCCGGCCGAGAACGCCACCGGCCGCCCGGGCAAGGCGACGACCGAGAATGTCGGCCACGCGCTGAAGGCGCTGGCCCGTTTCGTCGAGGAGGAAGGCATTGCCAGCCTCGCCCTGCCGCGCCTCGCCACCGGTGTCGGCGGCCTCGACTGGGCGGACGTCAAGCCGCTGATCGAGCGCCATCTCGGCGCGCTCGGCATCCCGGTCTACGTCTATGTGGTCTATCACAAGGGCCAGAAGGCCCGGGAACCCGGCCTCACCGCCGCCGTGTGA
- a CDS encoding GtrA family protein, with amino-acid sequence MTTRIGSIGRDATRFGIAGIVNTALSLGVYQLALFVVSPSLAYALAWLAGIAFLIVVYPSRVFVGGRSGWRDRVLLASSYIVVFLLGLVFLRGFIAVFGAERLAIIATIGFTTILNFLASRLVLRRRIT; translated from the coding sequence ATGACGACGCGAATTGGAAGTATCGGGCGCGACGCAACCCGCTTCGGCATCGCCGGCATCGTCAACACGGCCCTTTCCCTAGGCGTCTACCAGCTCGCCCTGTTCGTCGTGTCGCCCTCGCTGGCCTATGCGCTGGCGTGGCTGGCCGGCATTGCGTTCCTGATCGTGGTCTATCCCAGCCGGGTGTTCGTCGGCGGGCGCAGCGGCTGGCGCGACCGGGTGCTGCTCGCCTCCAGCTACATCGTCGTCTTCCTCCTCGGTCTCGTCTTCCTCAGGGGCTTCATCGCCGTTTTCGGTGCCGAGCGGCTCGCCATCATCGCGACCATCGGCTTCACGACCATCCTCAATTTCCTGGCGTCGCGCCTCGTCCTGCGCAGAAGGATCACATGA
- a CDS encoding WxcM-like domain-containing protein: MSALKAPAGVFIHEKGLCESGTVGEGTRIWAFAHVLPEARIGRNCNICDHVFIENDVVVGDDVTIKCGVQLWDGVRLGHGVFVGPNATFTNDMFPRSKQYPESFRVTVVEDGASIGANATILPGVRIGRLAMVGAGAVITKDVPPYAVVVGNPAVIKGYQTPKPVQEGGDLPAATPALERKAGSRLALDVGRCALHRLPGFTDMRGSLAPLEFDRDLPFLPRRSFLVHSVPSGLVRGEHAHRKCEQFLIAVHGSLSVVIDDGTRRREVVLDDPTVGLYLSPMVWGIQYKFQPDTALQVYASHAYDAADYIREYEAFLALVGGASA, from the coding sequence GTGTCCGCTCTCAAGGCTCCGGCCGGCGTCTTTATCCACGAGAAGGGCCTCTGCGAAAGCGGGACGGTCGGCGAGGGAACGCGCATCTGGGCGTTCGCCCATGTGCTGCCGGAGGCCCGGATCGGCCGCAACTGCAACATCTGCGACCATGTCTTCATCGAGAACGACGTGGTGGTCGGCGACGACGTCACCATCAAGTGCGGCGTCCAGCTCTGGGACGGCGTGCGCCTCGGCCACGGCGTGTTCGTCGGGCCGAACGCCACCTTCACCAACGACATGTTCCCACGCTCCAAGCAGTATCCGGAGAGCTTCCGCGTCACCGTGGTCGAGGACGGCGCCTCGATCGGCGCCAACGCGACCATCCTTCCCGGCGTGAGGATCGGGCGGCTCGCCATGGTCGGCGCCGGGGCCGTCATTACCAAGGACGTGCCCCCTTACGCCGTGGTGGTCGGCAACCCCGCCGTCATCAAGGGCTACCAGACGCCGAAGCCGGTGCAGGAGGGCGGGGACCTGCCCGCCGCGACGCCGGCGCTGGAGCGCAAGGCTGGAAGCCGTCTGGCCCTCGATGTCGGGCGCTGCGCGCTGCACCGCCTGCCGGGCTTCACCGACATGCGCGGCAGCCTCGCGCCGCTCGAATTCGATCGCGACCTGCCCTTCCTTCCCCGGCGCAGCTTTCTTGTCCATTCCGTGCCGAGCGGCCTGGTGCGCGGCGAGCATGCCCACAGGAAATGCGAGCAGTTCCTCATCGCCGTCCATGGCAGCCTGTCGGTGGTGATCGACGACGGCACACGCCGGCGCGAGGTCGTGCTCGACGACCCGACGGTCGGCCTTTACCTGTCGCCCATGGTCTGGGGCATCCAGTACAAGTTCCAGCCCGACACCGCGCTTCAGGTCTATGCCTCGCACGCCTATGACGCGGCGGACTATATCCGCGAATACGAGGCCTTCCTCGCGCTGGTCGGCGGCGCCTCCGCCTGA